The Rhipicephalus microplus isolate Deutch F79 unplaced genomic scaffold, USDA_Rmic scaffold_56, whole genome shotgun sequence genome window below encodes:
- the LOC119187721 gene encoding homogentisate 1,2-dioxygenase-like, producing MDRTPRRRRFTVHHLFGSFSQGLNTVCGAGDARTRHGVAVHVYCCNISMKDKAMYNSDGDFLIVPQQGSLNVVTEFGRMHVEPNEICVIQQGMRFQVYVSGPSRGYVLEVFDNNFVLPNLGPIGANGLANPRDFKTPTAWYEDRDVNRFVVISKYQGCLFQASQNHSPFDVVAWHGNYVPYKYDLSKFNTVNTVSHDHCDPSIFTVLTCPSTKPGTAIADFVIFPPRFSVAENTFRPPYYHRNCMSEFMGLITGKYEAKETGFQCGGASLHSMMNPHGPDVDCFEQASKAKLAPQRIGDGCMAFMFESSLSMAVTPWAEHESQALDKEYYTCWQGLRKNFDPSWKP from the exons ATGGACCGCACGCCAAGAAG ACGACGATTTACTGTTCACCATTTATTCGGCTCTTTTTCCCAAGGTCTAAACACTGTTTGTGGAGCGGGTGACGCCAGGACACGCCACGGAGTCGCCGTTCATGTGTACTGCTGTAATATCTCCATGAAGGACAA GGCCATGTACAACTCCGATGGAGATTTTCTAATAG TTCCCCAGCAAGGTAGCCTAAACGTCGTCACCGAGTTCGGCAGGATGCACGTGGAACCCAACGAGATCTGCGTCATTCAG CAAGGAATGCGTTTCCAAGTGTACGTATCCGGTCCCAGCCGTGGCTACGTCCTCGAGGTCTTCGACAACAACTTCGTGCTGCCAAACCTTGGTCCTATCG GAGCCAACGGGCTGGCAAACCCTCGCGATTTCAAGACCCCAACAGCTTGGTATGAGGACCGGGATGTGAACAGATTTGTGGTCATCAGCAAGTACCAAGGATGTCTGTTCCAGGCTTCTCAG AACCACTCGCCATTCGACGTGGTCGCGTGGCATGGCAACTATGTTCCCTACAAGTATGACCTGTCCAAGTTCAACACCGTTAACACCGTCTCCCACGACCACTGC GACCCCTCGATCTTCACGGTGCTCACTTGCCCATCGACCAAGCCAGGTACGGCCATCGCCGACTTCGTCATCTTCCCGCCGCGTTTTTCGGTAGCCGAGAACACCTTCAGACCCCCCTACTATCACC ggaacTGCATGAGTGAGTTCATGGGTCTTATCACCGGGAAGTATGAAGCCAAG GAGACGGGCTTCCAGTGCGGCGGCGCTAGCCTGCACAGCATGATGAACCCTCATGGGCCAGACGTGGACTGCTTCGAGCAGGCATCCAAGGCGAAGCTGGCCCCGCAGCGCATCGGGGATGGATGCATG GCGTTCATGTTCGAGAGCTCCCTGAGCATGGCGGTGACGCCATGGGCCGAGCACGAGTCGCAGGCGCTCGACAAGGAGTACTACACCTGCTGGCAGGGACTGCGCAAGAACTTCGACCCCAGCTGGAAGCCGTAG